DNA sequence from the Excalfactoria chinensis isolate bCotChi1 chromosome 2, bCotChi1.hap2, whole genome shotgun sequence genome:
CCCTCTTTTATTGCTGAGTTAAACAAGCAATGTCTGAACTTGCTAGCTGAGTTTTACAACTCATCTCTGCTCTCTTCTTCAGGAGTCCTATCTTTGGCGTGCAAAAGGCCCAGAAATATCACTAGCCCCACAACATGGAAATAGTGTTACCTATGGGAAACAGATGCCTGGGTGCAGAGTAGCTCCTAAATGAAACAGTGGCATCAGCAGTGTAGAGAGTGAAACGTGTCACATACTTGTGCAAATACAGTCAATAGCAAGGATAAAGTACACAATGTACTGGCCTCCAGAGTGCTGATATCCAGGAAAATATTCTGGCCAAATTCATAATCAAACTGTTGGCCTAGGCACAGCTTGCATGTATTCCGCTGTCCTGCTCCTGGTGAAATTTAGGATATGACTGTATCTTGAGCGAGTATTTCAGTGcatgttttcatcattttcaaaatactgtttctcAGATAAGTATCATAAAACATCCCCTGAAGGACGAGATTGCTTTCTACTTTCTGTCTGTAAAATACCAGAAGGAGTTGAGTACATTttggtgcaaaaaaaaaaaaaaaattaaattaaattaaattaatataatATAAGGAAAGGGTAATTGCATAATTACTCCCTCTCCTTCTTGGAAAAAGATATGTACAAGACCCGAACAGATTAGGAAAACAGGAGATTACCTAAAGACCAGGCCTAAGGATGCCTTAGGCTCTCTGTACTAACAGGGTCATTCCTTTTTTTGCCTAGTTTCCCTTGTACTGGTTCAGCATGCCAGCAATCatgaagggctggatggacaGAGTCTTGGTCCAAGGATTCGCTCACGATTTTCCAGAGTGTTACGATACTGGTTTGCTCAAGGTATGTTTCTGAGACTGTTTTATTAAGTTGAAGATCTTTGCAGCGCAGTTTAGGTAATGgtctttcttttcatagaatcatagcaccatagcatggcttgggttggaagcgATCTTTTCCATTATATTTGCATAAAGCTTTCACTTTCAGCTGTCCTCCATTCTTTGGAGGAATTACTTGTTTTTGAAAGCATCTGGCTCATTCAGGCCTTCAGCATTGCAGttacaagagctgctccaaaagtaatgcctaatttattatgttggcacttgatgtcagaggcagatggtggtatggcagtagaggttgaaccaTCCCTCCAGTATTCTGtcacatgttgttgctgtgtgacagatggaagcagaggagtGGTCTGACCAAATGACATCTGACGTGGAATTGAGTATGAAACAAAGGTATGAATGGAATTGAGTATGAAACAAACTGAATTCATCCATGCAGAAAGCATGCCattcactgacattcatcaatgcttgctggaCATTTCTGGAGTCCAAACAGGgactgtgagcacagtgaggtggtgagcGGtacgtttcagcagtggcaacagtgagaatgtcacctccactggtgcagatttttatgagcaaggcatgcaggctgctgttcatcactggtgaaaatgcatagctaatggtagtgactatgttgaaaagtagtgttttgtagctgagaattttctctataAAGCATTAtatgctttttgtatctgttgtggtttccctggaaataaatagaatgcattacttttggagcagccttaATACATAAGTTCAGGTCTTTGACACACTGAGGTATTTATCAATCCAAAGGTATCTTGAATAGCACTCAATAGTTGCTTGGTAAGTGCAAGGAGTTACAAAAACTGCTTACTAGTCCATTACTGGGCCTCATTCCCTCATCTTCCTCCAGAATGTAATCCAGACATCAATCCTCTGCAATACATTgcaaaaggtaaaaaataataataataaaatgaatcaTTTCATAGTCAAGGGGGGAAGATGTGAGTGCCATGCTTCCAAATTCCATctgttgcagttgtttttcagCATCACTTAGAGATATTCTTACCAGTTCAGACTAGTGGGGCTATAGCAGGTCAATGTCTTTATACTTCCAAGCACCCCTTCTGTGCGCTGTAATCTATGTCATTTCTGATTTTCACTATTCCAAATATTTCAGTTGGTTTAAATTTCAGAAATAGGTGCCCAACTGAGATGAATAAGAGTAAACTGTAATCATCATAGCTGCAAGCTGATTACAAGCAAGGAAGCTGAGATACTGCACTGAGTCATTCCaggaaaaaagtgattttaattACTAAGACAGAGAACATGTGCTGAGTACAAGCCTGTGGCCAATACCACAGTTACTGAATCAGAAGAAACATGGGGGTTGTAGAAAACCTGAGGAATAGTTTGAAAACCAGTTATAGCTTGGAAAGTGACAAGCAAGTCCAAGTCTGAATGAGGACTGTAGCATTCAATTTCTGCATTCGTGAGAGAGGGGAGTAAAGGTATCCTCAGTAACAGATTGCTTTCCCATCACAGTTTTCCCAAAATTGAATCAGAGAAAGCAAGGGTCAGCCCTGTTTCATAAATGGGTGTCAGTATACGTAATCCCTTTTCATTATGATGTGTGCCTAAAAGCCTGATGCACAGACCGTTGTCTAGCTGCTCATGTTCAGCCTAtgactcagagctgctgctacaCCTGAGATCCAGGAAACAGGACACCCCTAGAAGTTGATTATGTCCAGGTTTTCCTGAATCTCTCTTAAACTTTTCAACAACGCTCCTTTAAACATGTCTGACTTAagcagtgttgttttgttttttaattctagAACAAGTTAGCTATGTTTTCTTTCACCACTGGGGGAACTGAAGAGATGTATATGAAAGGAAGTATGAGTGGTGATATCCGCTATATCCTGTGGCCCATGCAGGTATAAGAAATGAAATCTATTGTTGCTGTTACTCATTGgccttaatttttattattctttattataTCTTATTATCTCTACGTCTCttctattatcttttttttttttcaattgtaTTGATGTTAGTTTTACACAAGATATATTTATTGTATATTATAATAAGAAATAACTAGTTTGTTAATTCCAATCATCTACAAGCCAGGCCCTATAATCATGCAACTGCTTTGAAAGTCCACAGAGTTTTAAAGTTGCTTTGTACCTTCTCCTCTGAAGAAAACTTACAATGTCTGCTTCTCCAGTACGATAGAATTTCCATTAGCTCTAGCATGCAGTTTCTTGTTCCCATGCCTACCTGAGTCACATAGGATGGGGGACACATTATTCTGGCATATCTTTTCTTATTGCTGCTCTTTTGTCAGAGGTAGAAAAAGTTTCCTGAGTAATTTAGGTGATAAGGCAAATCGGGCCAGCTACTTCTTGATATAACACAATCAGTATGTATGAATTTATCTAGAAATTCTTTGGTCTAACCATTTTGAATACTGTCTGTGTGCCCTTGTGAGGCTACCTAGCTGTGTATCTTGCAAATCAGCATAATAAAGAATGTTAAATGCAGCTGTGAATTCAGACACGCAAAGAGAAATGGCAAGTTGAGCTGACAAATACCACAGACCAGGATCAATGAAACTGACCTTATTCAGTGCACTGTATGCTATTCTGCTTCATGTCTGCCCTTCAGCACCAACTGCCAAAGTAAATACCAGATGCCCTCAATTAATTTCCCTTCCCTTGATAAAGACACTGGTTTAGAAAACCTGTCTCCCATAGGGTCACAGAAGCAGTTTTAGACTTGAATATACCACGTGCTTGAATTGAAAGTGAAAAGCTAACTATGTGCTaacatgtttctttctttcctttggttttAGCATGGCATCATGCACTTTTGCGGTGTGAAAGTCCTTAAGCCTCATATCTGCTTTGCTCCAGAATATGTCtctgaggagaaaaggaaggagatgcTTATTGCCTGGGCACAGCGACTGAGGACTCTTTGGAAGGAAGAACCCATAAACTGCTCTCCTGAGTGGTATTTTAAGTAATATTCAAATGCAAGATCATAGATGCTTTTTTTACATCGTTTTTGGTGCTTTATCTCAATATCAGAATGATAGCTTCAGAATTTGTATGTATTATAGGTATCTTCAAGACTA
Encoded proteins:
- the NQO2 gene encoding ribosyldihydronicotinamide dehydrogenase [quinone] isoform X2, which encodes MAGKKVLIVYAHQEPNSFNGSLKTVAVEELSKQGCSVTVSDLYAMQFEPRATRNDIVGCLHNSDNFSYAVEAAEAYKRGCLSNDLIEEQKKVQEADLLIFQFPLYWFSMPAIMKGWMDRVLVQGFAHDFPECYDTGLLKNKLAMFSFTTGGTEEMYMKGSMSGDIRYILWPMQHGIMHFCGVKVLKPHICFAPEYVSEEKRKEMLIAWAQRLRTLWKEEPINCSPEWYFK
- the NQO2 gene encoding ribosyldihydronicotinamide dehydrogenase [quinone] isoform X1, whose translation is MAGKKVLIVYAHQEPNSFNGSLKTVAVEELSKQGCSVTVSDLYAMQFEPRATRNDIVGCLHNSDNFSYAVEAAEAYKRGCLSNDLIEEQKKVQEADLLIFQFPLYWFSMPAIMKGWMDRVLVQGFAHDFPECYDTGLLKNKLAMFSFTTGGTEEMYMKGSMSGDIRYILWPMQHGIMHFCGVKVLKPHICFAPEYVSEEKRKEMLIAWAQRLRTLWKEEPINCSPEWKYTAYTQPHCGQTCFTK